The stretch of DNA CACCGACGCCGCGGAGGTCAGGCCGGAGACTTGCACCGGCGTGCCGTGGTTCTCCCAGGCGCCGTTCCCCAGGGAGCCGCTCCCTCCGTATCCGCAGGTCCACACCGTCCCCCCGTTCCGAAGGAAAAGGCTGAAGTAGTCGCCCCCGCTCACCTTCACCGCGTCGGAGATCCCGGTCACCGTCACCGGCCAGGCGGGCGCCAACTCCCGGCCCGAGGCGCACTGGCCCTGGAAGTCGCGGCCAACGGTCTGAACCGTCCCCCCTGCCCCCAGAAGGAGGGTGAAGTCCGAACCCGAGGCCACTCGAGCCGCCCCAGTGAAAGGCGCCAGCGGGAGGGGAAAATACTCCCCTCCCGTCGGACCGATGCCCAACTCGCCGAAGGGGTTGGACCCGAATCCCACCCAGGAGGCGTCGCTTTTCCGCACGAAACTCCGATTCCCGCCCGCCCACACCGATGCGCAGCCGGAAAGCCCGGGAATTTGCGTGGCCAAGGAGGTTTGGTACGCCGAATACCCGAGGCCCAATTGCCCGTTGTTGCCGTCTCCCCAGGACCAGACGGTCCCGTCGGACTTGAGGGCCAGGCTGTGGTTGTCTCCCGCGGCCAGGCCGGTTCCTCCGGTGAAGGCCGCCACTTGGACGGGAGTCGATCGGTTGGTGGTGGTCCCGTCTCCCAGTTGGCCGTACTCGTTGTGACCCCAGGCCCAGATCGTACCGTCCGACTTCAAGGCCAAAACGTGGTTCAGTCCGGCGGCGATGGCGACGACGCCCGAGAGCCCGGGCACGGGGGCGGGGGTCCACCGATCGACGGTGGTTCCGTCCCCAAGCTGGCCGTTGCCGTTGTACCCCCACGACCAGACCGTTCCGTCGCTCTTGAGCGCATAGCTGGATCCATACCCGGCGGCCACGGCGGTCACACCGGAGAGGCCGAGGCACTTCACGATATCGTTTCTCCAATCCACCGTGCCGTCCCCGAGCCCGCCCCACCAATTGGCTCCCCAGGCCCATACGGTCCCATCGACGGCCAGGGCCAGGACGTGGATCGGTCCACAGGCCAATCCAGACGCCTGGGGCACCCCGGGCACGGGACGGGGAACGGCTCGGCTGCGATAGTCTCCGGGCGAGACCTGACCACAGCTGTTGTCCCCCCAGGCCCATACGGTCCCGTCGGTGAGAAGGGCCGCTCCATAATTCTGACCCGCGGACACGTCCTGGACGCCCGAAAGGCCCTCTACCGCCTCCAGGGTCGGTCGCGACAGCACCGCCTCGCCGAGCTGACCGTAATGATCCTCTCCCCATCCGAAGGCCTGGCCCTGGGCGCGGACATCCCCCGCGCACCACGACGCCAGAACCGCAAAGAGGAGCCCGACCGAAGCAACACGAATGCCTGACATGGGACGCCCTCCCCTCGGCGCTGCTGTCCGCCCGAACTTGAATCCTCGCCTGGCCTATGGGTACAGGGTAATCCGGCTCGCCGGGAAAGGCAATCGGTCCCCATCGCGTTTCGCCGGGCGCGCCGAGTCCGGCCCTTGCGGCGGGCCGGCCGGCGGCGCTACCCTTTCCGCCATGGCGTTTCTCGGGGGGCTTTTTCGCACAAAGGACGCGGCGCGGCTCAAAGCCGAGGCGGAGACCAACGCCCACCGTCTCAAGCGCGTGCTGGGCCCCATGGATCTCGTCGCCCTCGGGATCGGCGGGGTCATCGGCGCGGGGATCTTCGCCCTCGTCGGAACGGCCGCGGCGGGCGACGCCGCCCGCCCCGGGGCCGGTCCGGCCATCGTCGTTTCCTTTCTCATCACCGGCCTGTGCTGCGCTTTCGCGGGCCTCTGCTACGCCGAGTTCGCCAGCGTCGTTCCCATCTCCGGAAGCGCCTACACATACGCCTACGCCACGCTGGGCGAACTCGTGGCCTGGATCATCGGGTGGGACCTCATCCTCGAATACGCGGTGGGCAACGTGGCCGTCGCCGTCTCCTGGTCGGGCTACTTCTGTGAACTGCTCCGGGGCTTCGGGCTGGAGTTTCCCCGGTGGCTGGCCACGGACCTCAGAACGGCGCTCCACACCCCCGAAATCCTCGCCCAGGCCCCGAGAATCCTGGGGGTTCCCATCGCCTTCAACCTCCCCGCCTTTTTCATCGTCGCCTTCCTGACGACGATCCTCGTGCTGGGCATCCGCGAGAGCGCCCGCTTCAACGCGGTCATGGTGGGCATCAAGCTCCTCGTGCTGGGTTTCTTCGTCTTCGTGGGGCTGGCCTACGTTCGCCCGGAGAACTGGCACCCCTTCGCGCCCAACGGCTGGTCGGGCATCCAGGCGGGCGCCGCCGTCATTTTCTTCGCCTACATCGGCTTTGACGCCGTCTCGACGGCGGCGGAGGAGTGCCGCCGCCCCGAACGGGACCTCCCCATCGGAATCCTCGGCTCCCTCGCCGTCTGCACGGTGATCTACATCGTCGTG from Acidobacteriota bacterium encodes:
- a CDS encoding amino acid permease, yielding MAFLGGLFRTKDAARLKAEAETNAHRLKRVLGPMDLVALGIGGVIGAGIFALVGTAAAGDAARPGAGPAIVVSFLITGLCCAFAGLCYAEFASVVPISGSAYTYAYATLGELVAWIIGWDLILEYAVGNVAVAVSWSGYFCELLRGFGLEFPRWLATDLRTALHTPEILAQAPRILGVPIAFNLPAFFIVAFLTTILVLGIRESARFNAVMVGIKLLVLGFFVFVGLAYVRPENWHPFAPNGWSGIQAGAAVIFFAYIGFDAVSTAAEECRRPERDLPIGILGSLAVCTVIYIVVAAVLTGMVPWNLLNTAEPLSVAMRGVQMDWAAGIVAFGSVIAHTAVLLVFQLGQPRIFFSMARDGLLPPAFARVHPRYKTPHVTTLLSGLFVGGTACFASLDEMADLCNIGTLSAFFIVCAGILVLRYRDPLRPRPFRTPFVPVVPLLGMAACLYLMLGLPLTAWIRFGVWLLAGLALYFAYGFSRSRLRREPAAPA
- a CDS encoding RCC1 repeat-containing protein; this translates as MSGIRVASVGLLFAVLASWCAGDVRAQGQAFGWGEDHYGQLGEAVLSRPTLEAVEGLSGVQDVSAGQNYGAALLTDGTVWAWGDNSCGQVSPGDYRSRAVPRPVPGVPQASGLACGPIHVLALAVDGTVWAWGANWWGGLGDGTVDWRNDIVKCLGLSGVTAVAAGYGSSYALKSDGTVWSWGYNGNGQLGDGTTVDRWTPAPVPGLSGVVAIAAGLNHVLALKSDGTIWAWGHNEYGQLGDGTTTNRSTPVQVAAFTGGTGLAAGDNHSLALKSDGTVWSWGDGNNGQLGLGYSAYQTSLATQIPGLSGCASVWAGGNRSFVRKSDASWVGFGSNPFGELGIGPTGGEYFPLPLAPFTGAARVASGSDFTLLLGAGGTVQTVGRDFQGQCASGRELAPAWPVTVTGISDAVKVSGGDYFSLFLRNGGTVWTCGYGGSGSLGNGAWENHGTPVQVSGLTSAASV